A region of Nerophis lumbriciformis linkage group LG26, RoL_Nlum_v2.1, whole genome shotgun sequence DNA encodes the following proteins:
- the LOC133624061 gene encoding probable N-acetyltransferase camello, with product MAGVQIRKYCEDDAETVKELFTMGMSEHVPTSFVHLLKQPLPQMVLMVTFCALLTSSKSFLLPVLAVTLLMAAARQLVVYKFKSYIETSFKLDLDTVDETYMAGKDSCFWVAESDGRVVGMVACLPNQSAPDCLELKRMSVRRSYRGRGVAKALCRTVADFTRQRGYAAVLLYTSVVQTDAQKLYEHMGYDKVRQFLLPDVALKLMNFSLLEYRLDLQKDKKGN from the coding sequence ATGGCCGGCGTCCAGATCCGTAAGTACTGCGAGGACGACGCGGAGACGGTGAAGGAGCTCTTCACAATGGGCATGAGCGAGCACGTGCCCACGTCCTTCGTGCACCTCCTCAAGCAGCCGCTCCCCCAGATGGTGCTCATGGTCACCTTCTGCGCCCTCCTGACCAGCTCCAAGTCCTTCCTGCTGCCCGTCCTCGCCGTCACGCTGCTGATGGCCGCCGCCCGCCAGCTGGTGGTCTACAAGTTCAAGAGCTACATCGAGACGTCGTTCAAGCTGGACCTGGACACCGTCGACGAGACCTACATGGCGGGCAAGGACTCGTGCTTCTGGGTGGCGGAGAGCGACGGGCGGGTGGTGGGCATGGTGGCCTGCCTGCCCAACCAGAGCGCCCCCGACTGCCTGGAGCTGAAGCGCATGTCCGTGCGGCGCAGTTACCGCGGCAGGGGCGTGGCCAAGGCGCTGTGTCGGACGGTGGCGGACTTCACCCGCCAGCGAGGCTACGCCGCCGTCCTCCTCTACACGTCCGTGGTCCAGACGGACGCTCAGAAGCTCTACGAGCACATGGGCTACGACAAGGTGCGGCAGTTTCTCCTTCCCGACGTCGCCCTCAAGCTCATGAACTTCTCCCTCTTGGAGTACAGACTGGATTTGCAGAAAGACAAGAAAGGGAACTGA